ACCGCGACGAAGTACGGCATCAGCCCGCCCTGCGCGTCGCGCACCGGCAGGTAACGCTGGTGCTTGCGCATGACGTTGACCAGGATCGCCTCCGGCAGCCGGAGGTAGCTCTCGTCGAACCGGCCGAGCAGCGGCGTCGGCTGCTCCACCAGGTAGAGGATCTGGTCGATGAGCGACCGCTCGGCGTCGACGTCGAGCCGGCCGCCGGCCTCGGCGGCGAGCCGCTCGGCACCGGCGACGATCAGCCGTCGGCGCTCGTCCGGGTCGACCACGATGCCGGCGTCGGCCAGGATGCCCAGGTGGGCCTCGGCCGAGGCGACCGGAATGGTCGGCGCGGGCGCGTTGCGGTGCACCCGGGTCTGCCGGTCGGAGGCGAGCGACGACACCGCCACCGGCACCACCTGGTCGCCCCAGAGGGCGAGCAGCCAACGGACCGGGCGGGTGAAGGCGAGGTTCGGGTCGTTCCAGCGCATGTTCTTCGCCGAACGCAGTGACGTCACCACCTTGGCGAGCACGTCGCCGAGGACCTCGGTGGCGTCCCGGCCGGCCTCGGGGCGGAGCACGGCCAGGTGCTCGACGCCGTTGAAGTCGACCCGCTCCAGGGCGTCGACCTCGACCTTCTGCGACCGGGCGAAGCCGAGCAGGGCGGGCGTGGGCTGACCGTCGGCGGTGAACGCGGCGCCGGCCTTGGGGCCCTTCACCGTACGGACGTGGTCCTCTTCGCGGGCGGCGACGGCGTCCACGACGGCGACCAGCCGGCGCGGGTTGGCCAGCACCCGGATCGCACCGTGCGCCAGCCTCGTCGCGGCCAGGCGCTCGGTCAGCTCCCGCCGGACCTGCTCCCGGGCGGTACGGGCCTCGGCCGGCGGCATCTCCTCGGTGCCGATCTCGAAGACGAGCTGCCGGGGAGCGGACCCACCGGCCGGCGTGACCGCCGGGGCGGTCGCCGCCGGGGTCGGTTCGACCACGCCGAGCGGGTGACCCAGCTCCTCGCGCCGGGCCACCCAGAGACGGGCGACCTCGCCGGCCATCCGGCGCATCCGGGCGAACTCGGCGGCCCGCTCGGAGGTGGAGACCGCGCCCCGGGAGTCGAGCACGTTGAACGCGTGCGAGCACTTGAGCACGTACGTGTGCGCGGGGACCGGCAGACCGGCGTCGATCATCCGCTGCGCCTCGGCGGCGTACAGCTCGAGCAGTTGGCGGTTGGCCGCCACGTCGGCGTCGTCGAGGTAGTAACGGGACATCTCATACTCGGACTGGCCGAAGACCTCGCCGTAGCTGACGCCCGGGGCGTACGCGATCTCCTTGAAGTGGCGTACGTCCTGCAACGCCATGATGATCCGCTCGATGCCGTACGTGATCTCCACGGCGGGCGGGTCGAGGTTGACCCCGCCGGCCTGCTGGAAGTACGTGAACTGGGTGATCTCCAGCCCGTCGAGCCAGACCTCCCAGCCCAGCCCCCAGGCGCCGAGCGCCGGGGAGGTCCAGTTGTCCTCGACGAAGCGGACGTCGTGCGCGGCCACGTCGATGCCGAGCGCGCTCAGGCTGCCCAGGTAGAGCTCCTGCGGATTGCCCGGTTCAGGCTTCAGGATCACCTGGAGCTGGGTGTGCGTCTGGAGCCGGTTGGGGTTCTCGCCGTACCGGGAGTCGTCCGGGCGGACCGACGGCTCGACGTACACCGTCCGCCACGGCTCCGGGCCGAGGACCCGCAGGAAGGTCGCCGGGTTGAGGGTTCCG
The Micromonospora pisi DNA segment above includes these coding regions:
- a CDS encoding glycine--tRNA ligase, whose amino-acid sequence is MLTMQDALARLTAYWSGQGCLVVQPMNTEVGAGTLNPATFLRVLGPEPWRTVYVEPSVRPDDSRYGENPNRLQTHTQLQVILKPEPGNPQELYLGSLSALGIDVAAHDVRFVEDNWTSPALGAWGLGWEVWLDGLEITQFTYFQQAGGVNLDPPAVEITYGIERIIMALQDVRHFKEIAYAPGVSYGEVFGQSEYEMSRYYLDDADVAANRQLLELYAAEAQRMIDAGLPVPAHTYVLKCSHAFNVLDSRGAVSTSERAAEFARMRRMAGEVARLWVARREELGHPLGVVEPTPAATAPAVTPAGGSAPRQLVFEIGTEEMPPAEARTAREQVRRELTERLAATRLAHGAIRVLANPRRLVAVVDAVAAREEDHVRTVKGPKAGAAFTADGQPTPALLGFARSQKVEVDALERVDFNGVEHLAVLRPEAGRDATEVLGDVLAKVVTSLRSAKNMRWNDPNLAFTRPVRWLLALWGDQVVPVAVSSLASDRQTRVHRNAPAPTIPVASAEAHLGILADAGIVVDPDERRRLIVAGAERLAAEAGGRLDVDAERSLIDQILYLVEQPTPLLGRFDESYLRLPEAILVNVMRKHQRYLPVRDAQGGLMPYFVAVANGAVDADLVRAGNEAVLRARYEDAAFFYRADLKVPLVEMRERISRLTFTDKLGSMADRSDRIAELARVLAAALDLDPADTATLHRAAALVKFDLGSQLVTEMTSLAGVMARDYALHAGESEAVAQAVYEAELPRSAGDALPRTLPGALLSLADRLDLVAGLAATVGLPTGSSDPFAVRRAFLGLLAVHRAHPELAGLSLTEALAAAARRQPVPVAESVLTGAAEFLTRRLEQLLTEEGQPVDRVRAVLPHAERPGLADRLLAQIDALVKEEQFRSLAEAIQRARRIVPAGTAAGYRPEALVEPAELRLHEVLTQVRDALPPEPDLERFNEVAGAITGPVNSFFDEVFVMTDDLDLRAARLGLLATVRDLGADLLDWEHLRM